A stretch of DNA from Natrinema halophilum:
CGCGTGGCGCGTCCTCACGAAACGCGACCGTAATCGAGCCGTCGGTAAAGCGATATACTCACCGTTCGCACTGCTGCGTCCAGCGAAGGTTCGCTGGCTGCGAATTCGCGAGCGGGAGGTACGTCGATCGTCATCGATTCATCTCTTCCTTCGAGGGGACAAATCCGCCGCAAATGGCGAGGAGGTGTCACAGAGAACCCTCGCGAGACGACGGTGAGACGAACGGACGATAGCGAAGCCAGCGACTGGATCGTTTTTCACCCGGCCGGAATCGTTGTGGGGCGACCGACGGAATTGACGTTCGGACGACCCGTTCTCGCGATCTTAGGTCGACCAAAACCTTTTTAGATTTAGGCTCGCCTAACTCCACCTGATGGACGCACCTGCCCGCAGGGAGGAACCCGATTTCGACGACGAAACCGAAGTGCCGACGATGGACGTGACGAGCCACGAAACCCGCCCCGGAAAGATGGTTTTCACCGAGCGAAACAACACCGACGGCTGGATCGCGACGGACCTGACCGTCGATCTCGAGCCCTGATTCGACCGGTACTCCAACCGCTCGCTCGATCAGTTAGCCGGTCATTCGAGTCGAATACGTGATGGAGTAATTCTGCGAAAAACCGTCGCCGCGTGTCGGTAGTCGTCGACGCCAGTACCTTCCCGCGCGTTTCGGAGTCGACCGAGAGCGGTTGTTCAGTGCGTCGCTTCCTCAAGGACCAGCGTGTCGTCTTCGAGGTAGTGTTCGAAGTGGTGACCGTCTTCTTCGATCGTAACGAGGATTTCGCGCAGTATTTCTGCGGTCGCGTGATCGCCGAGGTTTTCCGCGAGTTCGATGCTGTCTCGCATCGATTCGATTATGTCGCCGTACATCTCGAGGTCGTTTTCGAACATCGTTCGGACGTCGTAGACGTCTTCGCCCTCGAACTCGACGGTTGCGCGTTCTTCCTGGTTCGCCGGGCCGGAAACGGGAACGCCACCCAGTGCCTGGGCGCGTTCGGCGATGACATCCGCACCTTCCTCGACGTGTTCGTATGCCTCTTCGAGGAATTCGTGGAGTGGCAGGAACTCCGCACCCTCGACGACCCAGTGGTGCTTTTTCAACTGGTGATAGAGGACGTAAGAGTTCGCCAGTTCGGTGTTCAGTGCCTCGATGATCTGTTCGGCCTTATCCTGTTCGAGGCGGAGTGCGTTCTCCTCGACGGTACCAGCCTGTTGGCGGACGGTCTTTTGAGTGCTCATCCTAACTCGGAGTACACCCGCCTCACACTTAAACCTTGCCCAGTAGGAAATTTTTCTTTGGTATTCAGGAACCTATCTTTTTGAATCACGCATCAAATGTCCGCTTGACGTGTTCATGTGTTACTGTATACCACTGTCTCCGCTGCCGTTGTTTTTTCAACCTCGAGTAAACATTTTCAGTGTGGGGATCTAAGGGGTGTGTATGGCAACAAGAATCGCCCAACGGAGAGAACGGATGTACGTCGATGGTGAGTGGCTCGAGACCGAAGATGCGCTCGCGGTCTCTGACCTCGCCGAGGGCGGGACCTTCGCGCAGGTTGCCGCGGCAGGACCGGCGGAGGCGCGAACGGCGCTCGAGGCGGCACACGAGATCAAACCGACGATGCGCCAGACGACGGTCGTCGAGCGGGCAGCATGGTGCGAAGCGATCGCAGCGGGACTTCGCGAGCGCGAGGAAGAACTTGCGGAGGTCATCGTTCGCGAAGCGGGCAAACCGATCTCGTCGGCCCGCGGCGAGGTTGCTCAGGCAGCAGAACGATTCGACCGAGCGGCCGAGGAAGCTCGGAACGTCGTAAGCAAGGGCGAGTATCGCGAAGGTTCGACGGCTGGCCACGAGGGGTGGCAGGCCATCGTCAAACACGAACCGATCGGTGCCGTCCTCTGTATTACACCGTACAACTATCCGCTGGCGACGACGGCTTTGCAGGTTGCGCCCGCACTCGCGGCCGGCAACAGCGTCCTTCTCAAGCCCGCGACGAAGACGCCCGTCTCAGCCTCGATCCTCGCCGACGTCATCGCCAGCGTGGATGGAATCCCGGACGGTGCATTCAACTTCATCCCCGGCCAGGCAAGCGATATCGGCGACGTACTGGCGGGCGACGACCGCGTCAACGCAATCGCCATGACCGGTTCATCGGGGGCGGGGAAACACGTCGCCCGCGAAAGCGGAATGGTCAATCTTCATATGGAACTGGGCGGGAACGCCCCGGCTGTCGTGTTCGACGATGCAGACCTTACCGACGTCGCAGGCAACTGCGCCAAGGGATCGTTCAAGTACGCAGGACAGCGATGCTCCGCGATTTCGCGCGTACTCGCCCACGAACCCGTCCACGACGAACTCGTCGAGTTGATCGACGACCAGATGGATGCCTGGCAGGCGGGCGACCTCTTCGACGAGAAAACCGGCTTCGGCCCGCTCATCAGCGAGGAACAGGCCGACTGGGTCGCCGAGTTGGTCGACGACGCCGTAGAGAAGGGGGCCACTCTCGTCCGCGGAGGCAAACGCCGCGCTCCGGAGGGCGTTCCGGACGACCTCGGCGACCAGTTCTTCGAGCCGACGTTGCTCGCAAATGTCCCTCACGACGCTCGAATCGTCGACGAAGAGCAGTTCGGTCCCGTCGCGGCGATTACCACCTTCGAGGACGAGGACGAAGCCCTCGAGATCGCAAACGGCTCCGATCTCGCGCTCGACGCCGCGGTCTTTACGAACGACCACGGGCGTGCAATGCGGATGGCAGAGCGAATCGACGCCGGTGCGGTCCGGATCAACGGCGCACCAAGCCACGGCCTCGGCGACATCCCATTCGGCGGCAACGAGGACTCTGGAATCGGCCGCGAGGGCCTGGATGCCTCGATCCACGCGATGATGCGCGAGAAAAGCATCATTCTCTGATCGACGACGGACGACCGCCGGTTCGATTCCCGTCTCCGTTTCTCTCAAGCGGTGTTGCTTATCCATCGACCGATCGATACTGAACGGACCGGATGTAGAGGTGACATCCTCCTCGCCGTAAACGGAGCGGGATCGAAGATCCCTCAGGCAGTCGGGCAGAGCCCGACGACGACGGGGCTTCCCGTACCGCAGGTGGGATATTTGCTGGTTTACGACACGGCTTGTTCTCTCGTGTGAAACATCCCGCTCTCGCGGTCGAACAAGTGTACCGACGGCTGTGCCACACAGCCGTTACTCCTATCCTCACCGTGAGGACTCGGAGTTATCTTCTGTCGCATATTCTCTGCCCCGTTGCAATCCGCGTTTCCGACTAACCCGCACGACGAGCAGACGTACAACCCACGATGTTTGCGGTTGGACTTCGTGTCGTCACCACACTTCGAGCAGGTCTTTGAGGTGTCCCACTCGTTCTCCTTCGACACCTCAACACCACGTTTTTCGCCTTTGTATTCGAGGTACTGGTAGATACGGTCGAACGCCCATGTGTGGAGTTTTTTGTTTCCAGTCTTCCCCCAGTCGGACTCTCGAATGTTCTCAGGCCAACTCACCGCGAGCGTGCCAACACTGCGTTCCACACACTCCGTGATGATGGTGTCTGCAAGCGTATGGTAGAAGTGTGTCTCACGGTCTGTGAGTTTGCGACGCGCCCACATCGACTTCTCGGACGGGCCGTTTTCGCCCTCAGTGTCGTACTCGGCACGTTTGAAGCAGTGCTTGTCCTGCTTGAGTGAGTTGCCGGGATACAGGACGTACTCGTCAGGGAACGCGACCGTGGCGATATTCGTGATACCGAGGTCAATACCAGCCACTTCGTCGCCTGCTGAGTCGTTCGTTTCGAGACTGACTTTGCAGACAAAGTGTAGTTCCCACTCGTCGCCGTTCCAGACCGCGCGAACGTTCTGTACTTTATTGACTTCTGAAAGGTCTACGTCGGGATGAGTCTGGTACTCACAGAGGATGAAGTCCGAGAAGTGTTCTTTGAGGTTCTTCCCCTTACTGAGTCTGACTCGATTGTTCCCGGGGTCGTGTTTGAAGCCGTCTGCTTTGAACGTGACCGTACTTCGGGGTCGGGTGTCGCCGTGTTTGCGGTAGCCGGGGGGATTCGCCTTGTCGTCTTTGTGTCGCAGGTCGAACCATGACTGGAAAGCGTCGGAAAGTTCTTCGATGACTTTCTGACTGGATTGTGCATTCAGGTCTTTCCAGCACGCTTGGTCCTTCATATACGATTTGAGCGGACCTTCGTCCGGGATTTTACCGATTTCGTCCCATATGCGGTCGACAGTCCAGCGTGCGACGTTCCAGATTTTCGAGGCGGAATCTCCGAGCGAGTCAAGGCCATCGCAGACCTGCCGGTGGTTCTGAATGGAGCCAACGAAGGTACGAGTGGCCTGAATCACCATACATAGCCTATGTAGGTAGAGTTACTTAATGATACGGATTAGCGTTGAATATCCACCGTGCCATCGACGGTGGTTTGTGTGAGAAGTGTCGGATTCACTCCCGCCGTAAACGGCGGGATTCTCTCCTTGAGGAAAGATAGGCCTAACTTATCCGCGATCGGACGTCGCCCATGGAACACGACGTACTCGTCGCCGGCGAGACGCTCATCGACTTCCTTCCCCACCAAACCGGCCCGCTCGAGGACGTCGCCACCTTCGAACGACGGCCCGGCGGTGCACCGGCGAACGTCGCCGTCTCACTCACACGGCTCGAGCGCCCACCGCTGTTCTGGACCCGCGTCGGTGACGATCCGTTCGGCCGGTATCTCGAGCGATCGCTCGTCGAGTGCGGTCTCTCAGACCGGTGGATCGAACGCGATGAGGATGCGAAGACGACGCTTGCGTTCGTCTCCCACGACGAAATCGGCGATCGCGAGTTCAGCTTCTATCGGCACGATACCGCAGATACACGCCTCGAACCTGGCCGGATCGACGATGGGACCCTGGCTGCCTGTGAGTGGGTCCACGCCGGCGGCGTGACCCTTTCGAGTGGCTCGTCGCGCACCGCGATACTCGAGTTGCTCGAGCGCGCGGCGGCTGCAGGCTGTACGGTCTCGTTCGATCCGAACCTGCGGCCCGAATTGTGGCCCGACGAGGCCGCGTTTCCCAACGTGGTTGGTGACGCTCTCGCTCACGTCGACATCTGTCTCGCGACGGTCGCGGAACTCGAGGCGCTTGGCTTCACGGGAGGGTCACCGAAGGCGATTGCTCGAGCGGTGCTCGATCGCGGATCGATTCACACCGTGTTCGTGACCCAGGGAAGCGACGGCGCAGTCGCCGTCGCAGGCGACGAGGCACCGTGGCCTGCGACGGTGGTCGAGCATTCAGGATTCGAGGTTGAGACGATAGACACGACGGGTGCCGGGGACGCCTTCGTCGCCGGCGTAATCGACGCCCTACGAGACGGCACGAACCTGACGGAAACCGTCGCGTTCGCGAACGCGGTCGCGGCGATGTCGACTACCGCGTCAGGGGCGATGACGGCCCTGCCAACGCGTGACGCTGTGACGGCGTTGCTCGAGGAGTCGCGGTCGAAATAGTCGAGCAGTGCCGGGCGGAAGCGACCGATTCGGGACGAAGAATCGAGACAGGTCGACTGTAGAACCCGAAGGTGGGCCGGAACACGGACAGGTGGCTGCAAGCCGGACCGCTATCCGAGCCTGTGGCTGACGATGGCGTATGTCACTGTCCGAGCGCGGACCGAGATCGTTCGTGAAGTCGGTGATCGTTGGGATTCAGGAGAAAAATGTGACGTTCATGGCCGCAAGCATCGCCTATCAGGCGTTCGTCTCGTTGATCCCGCTGCTCGTCCTCCTTTTCTTTCTGGTTTCGTTCGTCGGCGACGACGCGCTTGCGACGCAGGTGTCGTCCATGACCGAGGGGTTTCTCCCCGAAAGCGGACAGATCATACTCGAGAACGGGATCGAGGGGTCGACCGGCAGCGTCGGAACGTCGCTCATCGGGCTCGTCGCGCTCGTCTGGGGGTCGCTGAAGATCTTCCGCGGGCTCGACACCGCATTTTCGGAGATATACACGTCGACCGAAGAGAACTCCCTGGTCGACCAGTTGCGCGACGGCGCCGTCGTCTTCGGAACGATCGGTGTCGCGTTGATCGCCGCCGGCGTGACGACGGCCGTTTTCGCGTTCTTCCCGTCCAGTCTCTTCATCGGACTACTGAACCCGCTGTTGCTCGTCGGTGGATTATCGATCGCCTTCTTTCCGATGTACTACCTCTTCCCGGACGTGGACGTCTCCGTGAGAGAAGTGCTGCCGGGCGTGATCGTCGCAGCCAGCGGCTGGGCAGCCCTCCAGGCACTATTTCAGATCTACGTCGCTCTCTCGAGCAGCTCCGACTCGGCGGGACCGATCGGGGCCGTCCTCCTCTTGCTGACCTGGCTGTACTTCGGCGGGCTCATTCTGCTCGTGGGGGCCGTCATTAATGCGACTCACTCGGGTCATATCGAGATCGAGTCCGACGAGATAAGCGAGAGCGACGAGACACTCGAGGGCATTCCTCAGGACGAAAACCGCGGGCAGTTCGTCGATTCGTCGGAGCGCGAACGCGAACTGCTCGAGGAGCGAGCAACGAATCTGCGGCGAGAACGCGATCAGTTGCAACACGATCGCGACGCCCAGCGGACCCGTCGCTATCGACTCGAGGATACCGTCGACGAACTCGAAGCGAGGATCGATCGACTCGAATCGGAAAACGGTGCACTCGAGGCGGAAACCAACCGTCTCCGACGCGAACTCGAGGCGCGCCATGGCTCGTCGTGGCGCCAACGGGTTGGTGCAATTCTGACTGGGGTTCGGTCGGTAACGATCGGTACTATCGACCGCCGAAACGAAGGGCGCCCGCCTCGCCGTAAATGATAAGGTCTCGGCATCTTGGATGGACGATCGATCGCCGTCGTCCGGCGACTGAGTAACGGATACGACTGATTGCTCCGATAGGAGTTCGAATCGCTGATCTCGCTTCGATTCGGGACATCTTAGTGAGTGCCCGTTCCACCGAAAACCGTGTCCCATCCAGTTCGAACCGCTCGGCGCCATATTCAGGCGGAGCATGCGTCAGTCGTCGACGGAATCGACGCCTGCGCCGACGCGATTATCGAGCCCTGGGATACCGCTCGAACGACCAACCGCGAGGCGATCGTCGGCGGTCTCCACCGTTCACTCGAGGAATCCGGGATACTCGGTGCGCTACCGGGCGTTCTAGTCGATGTTGTTTCTGCGACGGATTCCCAACTGCGGGCGAATCCCGTTCCCGCACCGCCCTACGTCGTCGTGACCAGTCGCGGGCCCGTTCTCCGGGCGACGATCGATCCCGGTCGGCTCGTCATCCGGTTCGATGCCTTCGATGTCGTTCGCGATTCCGACCCCGGTAAGCCGCCAGCCTATCGCCGACGCGACGGCGTCCGACTGACCGTGTCGCTCGAATGAGGTGTGGTCTTTCTTTTCACAACGATTACATCTGGGAACCGACAGCAACAGCACTAGCAATTCAGGTGGCTATATCGGCAGCTGTTGTTAACAACCCTGGTTGAGGAAGCAGGATGTTAATAACATCCCTCTCTGAGATAATAACTCTTATACTCCGGGAACCTAATTCTCGTACATGACGCTGTCACGACGCGCACTGGTCACGCGTGGAGCCGGTGCGATCGCTGCCGGAGCCTTTGCTGGCTGTCTCGACGACGTCCGCGTTTCCCAAACGGAGATCGACGCGGGCTACGCCGCCTTCT
This window harbors:
- the dpsA gene encoding DNA starvation/stationary phase protection protein DpsA; amino-acid sequence: MSTQKTVRQQAGTVEENALRLEQDKAEQIIEALNTELANSYVLYHQLKKHHWVVEGAEFLPLHEFLEEAYEHVEEGADVIAERAQALGGVPVSGPANQEERATVEFEGEDVYDVRTMFENDLEMYGDIIESMRDSIELAENLGDHATAEILREILVTIEEDGHHFEHYLEDDTLVLEEATH
- a CDS encoding aldehyde dehydrogenase family protein; protein product: MATRIAQRRERMYVDGEWLETEDALAVSDLAEGGTFAQVAAAGPAEARTALEAAHEIKPTMRQTTVVERAAWCEAIAAGLREREEELAEVIVREAGKPISSARGEVAQAAERFDRAAEEARNVVSKGEYREGSTAGHEGWQAIVKHEPIGAVLCITPYNYPLATTALQVAPALAAGNSVLLKPATKTPVSASILADVIASVDGIPDGAFNFIPGQASDIGDVLAGDDRVNAIAMTGSSGAGKHVARESGMVNLHMELGGNAPAVVFDDADLTDVAGNCAKGSFKYAGQRCSAISRVLAHEPVHDELVELIDDQMDAWQAGDLFDEKTGFGPLISEEQADWVAELVDDAVEKGATLVRGGKRRAPEGVPDDLGDQFFEPTLLANVPHDARIVDEEQFGPVAAITTFEDEDEALEIANGSDLALDAAVFTNDHGRAMRMAERIDAGAVRINGAPSHGLGDIPFGGNEDSGIGREGLDASIHAMMREKSIIL
- a CDS encoding RNA-guided endonuclease InsQ/TnpB family protein; this translates as MVIQATRTFVGSIQNHRQVCDGLDSLGDSASKIWNVARWTVDRIWDEIGKIPDEGPLKSYMKDQACWKDLNAQSSQKVIEELSDAFQSWFDLRHKDDKANPPGYRKHGDTRPRSTVTFKADGFKHDPGNNRVRLSKGKNLKEHFSDFILCEYQTHPDVDLSEVNKVQNVRAVWNGDEWELHFVCKVSLETNDSAGDEVAGIDLGITNIATVAFPDEYVLYPGNSLKQDKHCFKRAEYDTEGENGPSEKSMWARRKLTDRETHFYHTLADTIITECVERSVGTLAVSWPENIRESDWGKTGNKKLHTWAFDRIYQYLEYKGEKRGVEVSKENEWDTSKTCSKCGDDTKSNRKHRGLYVCSSCGLVGNADCNGAENMRQKITPSPHGEDRSNGCVAQPSVHLFDRESGMFHTREQAVS
- a CDS encoding carbohydrate kinase family protein, producing MEHDVLVAGETLIDFLPHQTGPLEDVATFERRPGGAPANVAVSLTRLERPPLFWTRVGDDPFGRYLERSLVECGLSDRWIERDEDAKTTLAFVSHDEIGDREFSFYRHDTADTRLEPGRIDDGTLAACEWVHAGGVTLSSGSSRTAILELLERAAAAGCTVSFDPNLRPELWPDEAAFPNVVGDALAHVDICLATVAELEALGFTGGSPKAIARAVLDRGSIHTVFVTQGSDGAVAVAGDEAPWPATVVEHSGFEVETIDTTGAGDAFVAGVIDALRDGTNLTETVAFANAVAAMSTTASGAMTALPTRDAVTALLEESRSK
- a CDS encoding YhjD/YihY/BrkB family envelope integrity protein, with translation MSLSERGPRSFVKSVIVGIQEKNVTFMAASIAYQAFVSLIPLLVLLFFLVSFVGDDALATQVSSMTEGFLPESGQIILENGIEGSTGSVGTSLIGLVALVWGSLKIFRGLDTAFSEIYTSTEENSLVDQLRDGAVVFGTIGVALIAAGVTTAVFAFFPSSLFIGLLNPLLLVGGLSIAFFPMYYLFPDVDVSVREVLPGVIVAASGWAALQALFQIYVALSSSSDSAGPIGAVLLLLTWLYFGGLILLVGAVINATHSGHIEIESDEISESDETLEGIPQDENRGQFVDSSERERELLEERATNLRRERDQLQHDRDAQRTRRYRLEDTVDELEARIDRLESENGALEAETNRLRRELEARHGSSWRQRVGAILTGVRSVTIGTIDRRNEGRPPRRK